The sequence GTACTGAGTCCCCTCCAGTGAACGCAAGCGTTCACTGGATCTTCGTTGCCGATATATCCGGAGCCCTCGACTCCGGCCGGGACTGCTCGATCCCGCGCCGTCCCCTTCGCCTTTGCGCCCGCCGGATTCCGATTTCCGGAAGGTTCGCGGAGGCGAACCGCACCTGTTCGATGGAGAGAAGCTCATGGTCACTTCGCGATCGGCCGCCGCCGCTCGGCAGCCGGTGGTGTCCCTGCGCCGCCGGGGGTCCGTGCTGGAACGCGCGATCCTCGACGCGGCGCTGGAAGCGCTGAGTACGGTCGGCTGGAACGGCCTGACGATGGAAGGGGTCGCCGCCGGTGCCCAGACGGGCAAGGCCGCGATCTACCGGCGCTGGTCCTCTAAGGAAGAGCTGGTCGCCGAGGCGCTGCGCAGCGGCATGCCGGCGATGGGCCGGGCCCCGGACTCGGGCAACGTCCGCGACGACCTCTACCAGCTGTGCCGGGGTATGCGCGACGCGATGCTGTCCACCTCCGGCTCGGCCCTGCGTTCCGTCATTCACGAATGCGACGCCGGAACGGCTGAACGCTTCCAGTCGGTGATTCTCGACGGTGTGATCCGGCCGTCGACCGAGCTCATCAGGGAAGTGGTGAGCAGGGGGGTCGAGCGAGGCGAGGTCCGCCCCGGAGCCCTGCGGGAACTGGCCTTCGACGTGATCCCCGCGATGATGATGTACCGCACCAAGGTGTGCGGGAGCGAGTGGGACGACGCCGAGATCGAGGCGCTGATCGACCAGGTCGCGGTGCCCTTCTTCCGCTCCGCCCCC is a genomic window of Streptomyces sp. NBC_00708 containing:
- a CDS encoding TetR/AcrR family transcriptional regulator, yielding MVTSRSAAAARQPVVSLRRRGSVLERAILDAALEALSTVGWNGLTMEGVAAGAQTGKAAIYRRWSSKEELVAEALRSGMPAMGRAPDSGNVRDDLYQLCRGMRDAMLSTSGSALRSVIHECDAGTAERFQSVILDGVIRPSTELIREVVSRGVERGEVRPGALRELAFDVIPAMMMYRTKVCGSEWDDAEIEALIDQVAVPFFRSAPR